In bacterium, the DNA window GCCGAATGCGAATCACCCTTGTCGACCGTCACGCCGAAGCCAAGCGTGACTTCCTGATGTCGGAATACCCGCAGCTCGCTGACGCATGGGAACTGTGCCCGGTCCAGCTTGAAGTTGACTCACCGGAATTTCAGACAGGAAGATTCCTCTCTGGCACGCGGCAGGACATCGACATCCAGAGAGCATACGTCTGCCTCGACAGTGACTCGCTGGCCCTCAGCGCGGCGCTCAGAATTGAACGTCAACTCCGGATGTACAACCGTCGGATCGCCATCGTGCTTCGGACGAGACAATATGGTGGGCTTGCCGTCCTGCTTCGTCACATTGACGACCCGGAGTGCCCGCAGGACTGCGTGAAGGTCTTCGGCCTGCTCGACCACACCTGCAAGCCGGAACTCTGGCTCGACGAGAACGTAGCCTGACCCCAATTGAAAGGACCATCGTGAAATACACCCCGCGACCGATCGACACCGAGAATGTAACTCTGTCCGCCGACCTGGTCGAGCTTACCGAACGGCTGGCCGAGAACGCCCACGACGTCTGGGCGCTTCAGCGCATCGCGCAAGGCTGGACCTGGGGCGAGGAACGCGACGACAAGACCAAGACCCACCCTGACCTTATGCCATACGCCAACCTGCCGGAATCGGAAAAGGAATTTGACCGCAGCACGGCGATGGAGACCCTGAAGGCCATCATCGCACTGGGATACAGCATTGCTCGGAGGGAGCCATGACGCCAAGTGGAGTCGACTCAGGATACACATCCGACCCCAGGACAATCATCGTATGCGGCGACCTCTTGAGGGACATATACCTCATCCAGAGCGGTGTCCCTCCCAGCGCGCACCACGAGGAACCTACGAACACGATTGCGGCCAACACCCCG includes these proteins:
- a CDS encoding RyR domain-containing protein, with translation MKYTPRPIDTENVTLSADLVELTERLAENAHDVWALQRIAQGWTWGEERDDKTKTHPDLMPYANLPESEKEFDRSTAMETLKAIIALGYSIARREP